The Silene latifolia isolate original U9 population chromosome Y, ASM4854445v1, whole genome shotgun sequence sequence aacttatgtgttattaactcgattcgaggtacttggcaaattccgtgggaaatttTTAGTATTaccaaggatgtgaaattagaccttcattttttcgatgaagtgataattaaacattgctttcgtgaagccaacaaggttgatgacttcatggcttcagttggacattcatgtccaactctttcgaggtggtttgatagccggtggcttcaacttacctccctcattcgaaaggatgagataggttggtcctaccctaggggatcaacctagttttcttacctaatcaaaaaaaaaaatgtataaaaatgaaaaggTTGAAGCTTGAATACTAAATCTTCAAGAAAAGATAAAATTCCCAAAGGATAAGGTTGTTAGGGATATTTTGAGAGTGTTTTGAAAGGTAGAGAGAGGAAGTTTAGAAATATTTAGGGTTGTATAATGAAGGGAAATCTGGAACAAAAAAGGGGGTATTTATATGAAGGCCCAATCACGAAGCCCAACAAGCAAATCCGCAGCTGCACCCGTACACTTGGTCGAGTGCTGGgtagcactcggtcgagtgcaccagccactcggtcgagtggacacACTGGTCCAAACTCCCCAGAGGCACTTGgtcctatactcggtcgagtatagtgccactcgatcgagtaccctactgtACTCGGCCAAGTGCACTCCTAGAAAATATGGGGTATTAAAACCGGAGCATGCCAATTAAGCTCAACTCAAAGGGCTTCACGGCAAGCCGATCGTACATCGCTCATAATAAGAGAGGGAAACAGGTTATACGAGGAAAGGTGGGAGAAATTTGTGCATATACAAGGAGTTATAGAAGATTAGAAGCTCTATAATAGCAAAAACTAGGGCATTTAATGCCCCCACCTAGCACATATTGGGAACCATGAAAATACACGTTCCAGCATCGGAGTTGCTCAATGATTAGTCAACTCAACCTGACCAAGGTTGACAATGCCTTATCCATGATAAAGTATCTCTTCTCGAAATTCGCGCCCAACGGAAACCGAAGTCCATCCACTAATGTGGGCTACCTCCGATTACTGCAATTGATGGGGCACGATAATTAGGCCCAAAACTAGTATCATGGTCCGTGAGACCTCCTCAAGGGCCCAAATAATCTAAAGCAGGACTCTCATATTGCTAAGGGAGGCTTGACCCGAAGAGAGGATGAGCTAGGGATTATCCCCAATCGAGGGTGGATTTCAACCACAGCTCATCTTGAGGATTGTCGTTCCATGTCAGCAGTACAATCGGAGCCACGTGGAGCCCCCACGTGAGTCTCTTCGGTCCGTACAAAATTGTCCCCTACAAATAAAGGCACAATTCACCTTTAAAGGTATGCAATCTCTAACTCTCGAAGCACTTACTATCACTACAAAAGTCTGGCTAAAGAAAATTTCCTCATGAGGGACTCAGTCGACCCCAAAGTGAGAACTAAGATTGACTTAGACATCAGAGGGGCTTTCCTCGGAATCCTCAGAGACTAGATTCGTTTCCTGTTTTAGGAGTTCAGCCGAGAGGAATAGAATAGGCACAAAGGACCTCACGTCCAAGGACCCAAGGAGCATCAACGTCGGATATAGCTTCGCCAATCACAAAACATCTATTAGTGTCGTGTAATTTGTATTAAGTATTGAGTAAATTTTTCCCGAAACAACAAATATTGGGTTTGTGAAGATAATTCCctttactactaagagaataaaaactctCTTAAAACAGTAATTTAATTGTTTGCTTCTTCTACAACCAATCTTAGGCTATGTTTGGCAATGCGTTTCAGGTACCTGCTTTGACCGAAGTAGCATTTTTGACAaaaatttcaggtagcttatttttcTGCACTTGTTTGGCAAGTAACTTCTTTCCCAAATAAGCTACCTAAAATAAAATGCTATTTAGGATAACATTTGAGATTTTAGGTACCTGATTATAGTTTGTTTTCCATTTTTACCCCCGACAATCTATAAtgtattaaataaatattatactccctccataccagaccaatgatAACACTTACTTAATACGGTCGTACCAACCAATGGTAACATACTATAAATGAGTTGTTTTTTTTACAATAATACCCTTATATCATTCTTATATTTACACAAATGTCAAGTAGTGGTTCTCTCACCAACCCAACATTAATCTTTCTTATATTCAGCTTACTTTCCAGCTTTGCCCCAGCTTTTCCTTTTTTCTTAAAAACACCATTTTTTAtcatgttaccattggtctggtatgaaGGGAGTATCATTTACGTCATTTCACCAAAATAAGCTAattttcagttagtttgtcaAACATTTTTTTGTATAATCAGTCACCTTACCAGTTTCTAagtttcagctaccttatcaggtTTCAACTAATTCTTAATTTTCAGGTGCCTTTTCAGCTAATTTTACCAAACAAAGCCTTAAAAAACCGTGTATGTAACACAAGATCTAAACTATACATCAAAATAATAGGAGGGAAATCACCCGGCCCAAAGTCCAAACATCCTAACCCAAACCCAACCTAAACTGACCCAAACCCAACTTGACCCGATTGATTCTTTTGCAGAGGGAAGGTGAAGGTCCATTCGCCCCCCACACATGAACACAACACACACATCAATCTCGTCCACAATCAATCACACATTTACACTCAACAACTACACCAATGTCAAACATCATCACCAACTCTTCCAAAACCCCCCAATTATTATTATGGATAATCCTAATCCTCCTAATTTCCTCATTTTCAAACCCACTTCCTCAAACAATCATGCTCCCAACCCACCCGGATTTCACCTCACCATTTTCAAACTCAACCCAataccataataataataataataataataatattaataaacaCATCTCCTCAAGTTGCCCTGCTCCTGACTCGACCCGAAACTTCCGACCCGTCATTGGTATTGTCACCCACCCGGGAGATGGCGCTTCGGGTCGCCTTAAGAATGCTACCGGTGTTTCTTACATTGCCGCGTCTTATGTTAAGTTGGTTGAGTCTGCTGGTGCTCTTGTTGTTCCTCTTGTTTATACTGAACCTCGAGGTGTTCTTCTCAAAGTAAGTTGTTCTTATTGCTCGATTTTAATCAGTGGCGGAGACGGGATTTGTAGTTTGGATGGCCGACAAATTTTAAGGGACGAACTAGTAATGATATATGTTAAGTAcctatttttagtttattgtcgAAGAAGTAGAACTTTTACAAGGAAATACTTGCTCCggcccaattatttgtttacatttgattaaaataacgTCACCCAGAATaataatgtaaacaaatgaaggaGGTGGAGGAAGTAGGCGAGTAGCTGCTTAGCTAGGTAACCCACCTATTTTGGAGAAGAGGGGATGTCAACTAGCTtagttggtacaaaaggttgtacACATTTCAAATCCCGTCAGCATCAAATTCGGCCTAGTGACTtcctttaaccaaaaaaaaaaaaactattttggAGGAAAAACTATGTGATACGGATCTAAGACGACCTATACATCCAAGTAGAAATGAACATTAATTAGTCGTAAGGATATGGCTTTAGATCCGTTTGTTTAACTGGTTGTTAGGGTGTGTAATACGGACTAATGGTATCAATTTTTTTATTGATCAGTATGGAATAATCTATATATGAATTTGAAGATTCGGCCTTTTTAAGCTTGTTAAATTGttttcattctcatatgactGGAAATTTAATGCGGATTGTTGTGTGTAATTGTATGCTATCTACAGAAGCTTGATCTATTGAATGGAGTGCTCTTTACGGGTGGGTGGGCCAAACGTGGTCTCTACTTCGACGTTGTTAGCGACATCTTCAAGGTATCATGTGTAAACTCCTTTTGTGGTTTTATAGATGCTAAATGGGATCAATAGTGTTACCGTTGTTAAACTACTTCCTTTGATCACACTATTTCCTTCAGAAAGTGTTGGAGAAGAATGATGTAGGCCACTTCTTTCCATGTTATGCAATCTGCCTCGGTTTTGAGTTGGTAACGATGATCATCAGTAAGGTGATTTAGTCCTAAATTGTTGAGAATCCATGTTTATATTACTTCTTCTTGAGCGTAGTTTGATACTTTCATGTTCTTCTagtcgtttttttatgtttactAGTTTTTTATGGTACAATATCCAGCTTAACTTGTGGTCATCGTTGATTATAGGACAACAATATCCTTGAAAGATATAATGCAAGTTATATGGCATCCTCTCTTCAGTTTGTGGATGATGTAAGCATTAAAGGAACTGTTTTCCAGAGGTATAGTACTTTCCCATAGATAAATGTTGCACCTTTGAACTTTGATGCAAAGTAGCCAATATGTTTATCCAATTTCTTTGTGGCGATATCTCTCTGTCTTATATATACGCTGAACCCTTGTACTTCTGTGCAAATTAATACTTCATACCATGTTCTGTACTTCTGTCTTTCTAATTCAGAAGCCATATAACCTTTGTTTTTCTGCTGCAAATGAAAGCTACAAATCATACCGCTAAGCAGAGGTAGTCCAATTT is a genomic window containing:
- the LOC141633494 gene encoding gamma-glutamyl hydrolase 2-like isoform X4 encodes the protein MSNIITNSSKTPQLLLWIILILLISSFSNPLPQTIMLPTHPDFTSPFSNSTQYHNNNNNNNNINKHISSSCPAPDSTRNFRPVIGIVTHPGDGASGRLKNATGVSYIAASYVKLVESAGALVVPLVYTEPRGVLLKKLDLLNGVLFTGGWAKRGLYFDVVSDIFKKVLEKNDVGHFFPCYAICLGFELVTMIISKDNNILERYNASYMASSLQFVDDVSIKGTVFQRFPPDLLRKLSTDCLVMQNHKFGISPKTLEDNQHLSSFFRILTVSADRNDKVYVSTAQAQHYPVTAFQWHPEKNAYEGGSTMIPHSEDAIQVTQWVANYFIRS
- the LOC141633494 gene encoding gamma-glutamyl hydrolase 2-like isoform X2, with the translated sequence MSNIITNSSKTPQLLLWIILILLISSFSNPLPQTIMLPTHPDFTSPFSNSTQYHNNNNNNNNINKHISSSCPAPDSTRNFRPVIGIVTHPGDGASGRLKNATGVSYIAASYVKLVESAGALVVPLVYTEPRGVLLKKLDLLNGVLFTGGWAKRGLYFDVVSDIFKKVLEKNDVGHFFPCYAICLGFELVTMIISKDNNILERYNASYMASSLQFVDDVSIKGTVFQRFPPDLLRKLSTDCLVMQNHKFGISPKTLEDNQHLSSFFRILTVSADRNDKVYVSTAQAQHYPVTAFQWHPEKNAYEGGSTMIPHSEDAIQVTQWVANYFIRKGFDEVYIFA
- the LOC141633494 gene encoding gamma-glutamyl hydrolase 2-like isoform X3; translated protein: MSNIITNSSKTPQLLLWIILILLISSFSNPLPQTIMLPTHPDFTSPFSNSTQYHNNNNNNNNINKHISSSCPAPDSTRNFRPVIGIVTHPGDGASGRLKNATGVSYIAASYVKLVESAGALVVPLVYTEPRGVLLKKLDLLNGVLFTGGWAKRGLYFDVVSDIFKKVLEKNDVGHFFPCYAICLGFELVTMIISKDNNILERYNASYMASSLQFVDDVSIKGTVFQRFPPDLLRKLSTDCLVMQNHKFGISPKTLEDNQHLSSFFRILTVSADRNDKVYVSTAQAQHYPVTAFQWHPEKNAYEGGSTMIPHSEDAIQVTQWVANYFIRCYP
- the LOC141633494 gene encoding gamma-glutamyl hydrolase 2-like isoform X1, yielding MSNIITNSSKTPQLLLWIILILLISSFSNPLPQTIMLPTHPDFTSPFSNSTQYHNNNNNNNNINKHISSSCPAPDSTRNFRPVIGIVTHPGDGASGRLKNATGVSYIAASYVKLVESAGALVVPLVYTEPRGVLLKKLDLLNGVLFTGGWAKRGLYFDVVSDIFKKVLEKNDVGHFFPCYAICLGFELVTMIISKDNNILERYNASYMASSLQFVDDVSIKGTVFQRFPPDLLRKLSTDCLVMQNHKFGISPKTLEDNQHLSSFFRILTVSADRNDKVYVSTAQAQHYPVTAFQWHPEKNAYEGGSTMIPHSEDAIQVTQWVANYFISEARKSSIRAPVEEVLDNLIYHYSPTYCGKAGKGFDEVYIFA